Proteins from a genomic interval of Streptomyces sp. SID8374:
- a CDS encoding PPOX class F420-dependent oxidoreductase: protein MRADGSPHIAPVWFLLDGDSLVFNTGRKSVKGRNLERDGRVSLCIDDDRPPYAFAVVQGHAELSEDPEELLRWATEIARRYVGPEAAEEFGRRNGVPGELVVRVRIDKVIALADMVD, encoded by the coding sequence GTGCGGGCCGACGGCAGTCCGCACATCGCACCCGTCTGGTTCCTCCTCGACGGCGACTCACTGGTCTTCAACACCGGCAGGAAGAGTGTGAAAGGCCGCAATCTGGAGCGCGACGGACGGGTCTCCCTGTGTATCGACGACGACCGGCCGCCGTACGCGTTCGCCGTGGTGCAGGGGCATGCGGAGCTGAGCGAGGACCCCGAGGAGCTGCTGCGGTGGGCGACGGAGATCGCGCGGCGCTACGTCGGGCCGGAGGCCGCCGAGGAGTTCGGCCGCCGCAACGGCGTGCCCGGTGAACTGGTGGTGCGCGTGCGGATCGACAAGGTGATCGCCCTGGCCGACATGGTCGACTGA
- a CDS encoding GNAT family N-acetyltransferase, which yields MLIREATTEDWPAIWPFFHTIVAAGETLTYPPDLGKEEAQGWWYVGAPNRVVVAVDDTGEILGTAKMNRNHMGNGSHVASATYMVDPAHSGKGVGRALCEHSVDWARTSGFRAMQFNAVVETNTRAVKLYESVGFEVIGTLPEGFNHPTEGYVGLHIMHKAL from the coding sequence ATGTTGATCAGGGAAGCAACCACCGAGGACTGGCCCGCCATCTGGCCGTTCTTCCACACGATCGTCGCCGCAGGCGAGACCCTCACCTACCCGCCGGACCTCGGGAAGGAGGAAGCCCAGGGGTGGTGGTACGTCGGCGCCCCGAACCGCGTGGTCGTCGCCGTCGACGACACGGGCGAGATCCTCGGCACCGCGAAGATGAACCGGAACCACATGGGCAACGGCTCGCACGTGGCCAGCGCCACGTACATGGTCGACCCCGCCCACTCCGGCAAGGGGGTGGGGCGTGCCCTGTGCGAGCACTCGGTCGACTGGGCCCGCACATCGGGTTTCCGGGCGATGCAGTTCAACGCGGTGGTCGAGACGAACACCCGCGCGGTCAAGCTCTACGAGTCCGTCGGCTTCGAGGTGATCGGCACCCTTCCCGAGGGGTTCAACCACCCGACCGAGGGCTATGTGGGGCTGCACATCATGCACAAGGCCCTCTGA
- a CDS encoding LAETG motif-containing sortase-dependent surface protein, protein MTIPRRSWRGAGVLVAAAVVGLTGGVITAGPAAAHTPTWAVTCDEVTVDLKYYTPNVPNTVTVTVDGKDLLPTETFGKEFSKKLTLPEHSEKLTVRLVVKDGSKGGKYSYEGEKTADVCEGEPTPTPTPTESTPEEPTPTESTPTEPTPTESTPSETPGTETPEPSDTPSAEPSESAPAVPAPSESSPPLAETGSSSATPVIGGAAAAVLLAGGGILWAVRKRRTTQA, encoded by the coding sequence ATGACCATACCCAGGAGATCGTGGCGTGGCGCGGGAGTTCTCGTGGCCGCTGCGGTCGTCGGTCTGACCGGAGGCGTCATCACCGCCGGTCCGGCCGCGGCTCACACTCCCACCTGGGCTGTGACCTGCGACGAGGTGACCGTTGACCTCAAGTACTACACGCCGAACGTCCCCAACACGGTGACCGTCACGGTGGACGGCAAGGACCTGCTGCCCACCGAGACGTTCGGCAAGGAGTTCAGCAAGAAGCTCACGCTTCCCGAGCACTCCGAGAAGCTGACCGTGCGACTGGTCGTCAAGGACGGCAGCAAGGGCGGCAAGTACTCGTACGAAGGCGAGAAGACGGCCGACGTGTGCGAGGGCGAGCCCACTCCCACGCCGACGCCGACCGAGTCCACGCCCGAGGAGCCGACTCCCACCGAGTCCACGCCGACCGAGCCGACTCCCACCGAGTCGACCCCGTCGGAGACCCCGGGCACGGAGACGCCGGAGCCGAGCGACACCCCCAGCGCTGAGCCTTCGGAGTCCGCGCCCGCGGTGCCCGCCCCGAGCGAGAGCTCGCCGCCGCTTGCCGAGACCGGTTCGTCGTCCGCCACGCCGGTCATCGGTGGCGCCGCTGCCGCGGTACTGCTTGCCGGTGGCGGCATCCTGTGGGCCGTCCGTAAGCGGCGTACCACCCAGGCCTGA
- a CDS encoding DUF6397 family protein, protein MTVKEAMRTGAEGAHGIKGAESAHRVRGTGGSGAEGEQASPDTSSATVATVAAGRAAQELGLRRNEFELAVHLGLIAVTAGPGGRPRVHDREIARLRDDPGFPDGLAERVRTVGTAEGAALLGIVPARFTRLARAGCFSPVTFYLNRYRAVVWLYLADELASFAVREPELLAGRTPLGMRTMLEAGGDRRARNWRNQRIDRLLKRTDDPWAQAAVEASALDSAHLAEVVEDPYERAYLARVRPEPVFGRPGSVAARETMGELMLADDPDEILWRRINLTLALDLAREARPAPRPGDDPGTRTAPRPAPIPRSAPPLPVPAAEEAAPQLSSSAGVPPSGAREPGGKRLLARLGWRRRGDG, encoded by the coding sequence ATGACGGTCAAGGAAGCGATGCGCACCGGCGCCGAGGGCGCGCACGGAATCAAGGGCGCCGAGAGCGCGCACCGAGTCAGGGGCACCGGTGGGAGCGGGGCCGAGGGGGAGCAGGCCTCGCCCGATACGTCGTCGGCCACGGTGGCCACGGTGGCCGCAGGCCGTGCGGCACAGGAACTGGGGCTTCGGCGCAACGAGTTCGAGCTCGCCGTGCACCTCGGGCTGATCGCCGTCACCGCCGGGCCCGGCGGCAGGCCGCGGGTGCACGATCGGGAGATCGCGCGGCTGCGCGACGACCCGGGATTCCCCGACGGGCTGGCCGAGCGGGTACGCACCGTCGGCACCGCCGAAGGTGCCGCTCTGCTCGGCATCGTCCCCGCGCGGTTCACCCGGCTGGCCCGGGCGGGCTGCTTCTCGCCGGTCACGTTCTATCTGAACCGGTACCGAGCGGTGGTCTGGCTCTATCTCGCGGACGAACTGGCCTCGTTCGCGGTGCGGGAGCCCGAGCTGCTCGCCGGCCGCACGCCCCTCGGAATGCGGACGATGCTGGAGGCGGGCGGCGACCGGAGGGCGCGGAACTGGCGCAATCAGCGCATCGACCGACTCCTGAAGCGCACCGACGACCCCTGGGCGCAGGCGGCGGTCGAGGCGTCCGCACTGGACTCCGCCCACCTCGCGGAGGTGGTGGAGGACCCGTACGAACGTGCCTATCTCGCACGGGTCAGGCCGGAGCCCGTCTTCGGCCGGCCCGGCTCCGTGGCGGCCAGGGAGACCATGGGGGAGCTGATGCTGGCGGACGACCCCGACGAGATCCTGTGGCGGCGGATCAACCTGACGCTCGCTCTGGACCTGGCCCGCGAGGCACGGCCGGCCCCACGGCCGGGCGACGACCCCGGGACGCGGACGGCGCCGCGCCCGGCACCCATCCCGCGTTCGGCCCCACCGCTACCTGTGCCCGCTGCGGAGGAGGCAGCGCCGCAGCTGTCGTCGTCCGCCGGGGTCCCGCCCTCCGGTGCACGGGAACCGGGCGGGAAACGGCTGCTCGCCAGGCTGGGATGGCGCCGGAGGGGCGACGGATAG
- a CDS encoding metalloregulator ArsR/SmtB family transcription factor — protein MSTGTGGGFQDPPAEVLAEAAAAFGLLATPARLHIVWALAQGESDVTGLAERVGGTLPSVSQHLTKLKLAGLVRSRREGRRQVYLVDDPDVVTVVRLMVGQLAERAGHPAQEPVRLRELGA, from the coding sequence GTGTCGACAGGTACGGGCGGCGGTTTCCAGGATCCGCCCGCCGAGGTGCTGGCCGAGGCCGCGGCCGCGTTCGGGCTCCTGGCGACTCCGGCGAGGCTGCACATCGTGTGGGCCCTGGCGCAGGGCGAGAGCGATGTGACGGGCCTCGCCGAGCGGGTGGGCGGCACGCTGCCCTCGGTCAGCCAGCATCTGACGAAGCTCAAGCTGGCCGGTCTGGTGCGTTCGCGCCGGGAGGGCCGACGGCAGGTCTATCTGGTCGACGACCCCGATGTGGTGACGGTCGTCCGGCTCATGGTCGGACAGCTCGCCGAGCGCGCGGGCCACCCGGCCCAGGAGCCCGTCCGCCTGCGTGAGCTCGGTGCCTGA
- a CDS encoding SpoIIE family protein phosphatase: MTEHEGRQDTEAAPLRRIDRRTNGEIGPTERLAMNRTGSFDWDLDARTLDIDEAGLAVFGVDPAAYDSRPGALVERLEPAERARLDVTIDEAITGGSNSYNVHFRVPLDDGTTQWTHVQARILRSKDGKAHRIVGVVRDATAEVTHSAFVLDLEKRRQRQTNIVERTTSAMSRAVTVDDVTAALTGPGGLARLGADGLALGLVENSALNIVALSGESLEALDGLGSGDLERNLPLADAIRSGRPRFITSLAALARRYPVLEPHLGHLRFRAAAYLPLVAQARSLGGLALFYRERTVFNADERILCLGLAAIVAQSLQRAMLFDEEREFATQLQSAMLPPRIQDIEGGEIAVRYHAAWSGRQVGGDWYDVIALPKNRYGLVVGDVQGHDTHAAAIMGQLRIALRAYAAEGHPPSTVLARASRFLSELDTDRFATCTYAQVDLATGAARVVRAGHLGPLIRHTDGRVGSPQVRGGLPLGISTEFEDEEYPETRLDLVPGETFVLYTDGLVEEPGADLDTGVEALRSEVSAGPAGAEALADHLSDRLWERWGSGDDVALLVLRRSPDVGSSHAPRLHQYIHQADPEGLSDARAIVRQALADWDMADFADDAELVTGELLVNVLLHTEGGAVLTLEVLPEPVRRIRLSVQDRSSAWPRRRTPGETSTSGRGLLLLDAVATRWGIEPRGEGKAVWCEIGPAPPPATAPAPAAVEQVPPAGQR; the protein is encoded by the coding sequence ATGACCGAGCACGAAGGGCGCCAGGACACCGAAGCCGCTCCGCTCCGCCGGATCGACCGGAGGACCAACGGTGAGATCGGGCCGACGGAACGCCTCGCCATGAACCGGACGGGCAGCTTCGACTGGGATCTCGATGCCCGGACCCTGGACATCGACGAGGCGGGGCTCGCTGTGTTCGGTGTGGACCCGGCGGCGTACGACTCGCGCCCCGGCGCCCTGGTGGAGCGGCTGGAGCCGGCGGAGCGGGCCCGGCTGGACGTCACGATCGACGAGGCCATCACGGGCGGCAGCAACTCCTACAACGTGCACTTCCGGGTGCCTCTGGACGACGGGACGACCCAGTGGACCCATGTCCAGGCCCGCATCCTGCGGTCGAAGGACGGGAAGGCCCACCGGATCGTGGGGGTCGTCCGCGACGCGACGGCGGAAGTCACCCATTCGGCCTTCGTCCTCGATCTGGAAAAGCGCCGGCAGCGTCAGACCAACATCGTCGAACGCACGACCAGCGCGATGTCACGCGCGGTGACCGTGGACGATGTGACGGCGGCGCTCACCGGTCCGGGCGGGCTGGCGAGGCTGGGGGCGGACGGGCTGGCCCTGGGGCTCGTGGAGAACTCCGCGCTGAACATCGTGGCGCTGAGCGGCGAGTCGCTGGAGGCACTCGACGGCCTCGGCTCCGGGGACCTGGAGCGCAACCTTCCGCTGGCCGACGCCATCCGCAGCGGGCGGCCGCGGTTCATCACGTCGCTGGCGGCACTGGCTCGGCGCTATCCGGTGCTGGAGCCGCATCTGGGCCATCTCAGGTTCCGGGCCGCCGCCTATCTGCCCCTGGTCGCCCAGGCCCGGTCGCTCGGCGGGCTCGCCCTGTTCTACCGGGAGCGCACCGTCTTCAACGCCGACGAGCGGATCCTGTGCCTGGGGCTCGCGGCCATCGTGGCGCAGTCGCTCCAGCGGGCGATGCTCTTCGACGAGGAGCGGGAGTTCGCCACCCAGCTCCAGTCCGCGATGCTTCCGCCCCGCATACAGGACATCGAGGGCGGCGAGATCGCGGTGCGCTACCACGCGGCGTGGAGCGGGCGGCAGGTCGGCGGCGACTGGTACGACGTGATCGCCCTGCCCAAGAACCGTTACGGGCTGGTCGTCGGGGACGTGCAGGGGCACGACACCCACGCGGCCGCGATCATGGGCCAGTTGCGTATCGCCCTGCGCGCGTACGCCGCCGAGGGTCACCCCCCGTCGACCGTGCTGGCGCGGGCCTCGCGCTTCCTCTCCGAGCTGGACACCGACCGCTTCGCGACCTGCACCTACGCCCAGGTCGACCTGGCGACGGGGGCGGCACGGGTGGTCCGGGCCGGGCATCTGGGGCCGCTGATCCGGCACACCGACGGGCGGGTGGGCAGTCCGCAGGTGCGCGGCGGTCTGCCGCTGGGCATCTCCACGGAGTTCGAGGACGAGGAGTACCCGGAGACCCGTCTCGACCTGGTGCCCGGGGAGACGTTCGTGCTGTACACGGACGGTCTGGTGGAGGAGCCTGGCGCCGATCTGGACACCGGGGTGGAGGCGCTGCGGAGCGAGGTGAGCGCGGGGCCCGCGGGGGCCGAGGCGCTGGCCGACCATCTCTCGGACCGGCTCTGGGAGCGCTGGGGTTCGGGGGACGACGTGGCCCTCCTGGTACTGCGGCGCAGCCCGGATGTGGGGTCCTCGCACGCGCCCCGGCTGCACCAGTACATCCATCAGGCGGACCCGGAAGGGCTGTCGGACGCCCGGGCGATCGTGCGCCAGGCGCTCGCCGACTGGGACATGGCCGACTTCGCCGACGACGCCGAACTGGTCACGGGCGAGCTGCTGGTGAACGTGCTGCTGCACACGGAGGGCGGGGCGGTCCTCACTCTGGAGGTGCTGCCCGAGCCGGTGCGGCGGATCCGGCTCTCGGTGCAGGACCGGTCGAGTGCCTGGCCCCGGCGGCGTACCCCGGGAGAGACCTCGACATCGGGCCGGGGGCTGCTCCTGCTGGACGCGGTCGCCACCCGTTGGGGCATCGAACCCCGCGGCGAGGGCAAGGCGGTCTGGTGCGAGATCGGTCCCGCTCCCCCGCCGGCCACCGCGCCCGCACCGGCCGCCGTGGAGCAGGTCCCGCCCGCCGGGCAGCGATGA
- the mgtA gene encoding magnesium-translocating P-type ATPase produces the protein MSSVPEGSAAAGPGRTAPGTPASVTPFPAVEASGSGPLPTSVGTEPRTVDSPSDAGPDSPRVKTSLQILRSLDSGPRGLVEARAEERLARFGENVLPAWRPVPWPRRFVGSLRDPFTSVLLCLGLVSAVVSAWGTACVILALVAVSCLLRSTEEHRADRSTAALRELVATTATVVRRSSADAAPLEREVPVADLVPGDVIRLGPGDLVPADVQVLRAGGLTVHQSALTGESAPVAKHPLDAPDPALAGAGPFAQPQLCFQGSSVTSGSGTAVIVATGGATRFAAAHDGRARHRGTSAFDRSVQGISWTLIRFMLLTPPLVLMANAALRGRGLETLPFAVAVAVGLTPEMLPVIVTTALARGAARLARTSGVIVKRLPALHDLGAVDVLCLDKTGTLTEDRPVVETAVDGSDRPDPDVLRWAALSALWTLQLAELPAPDALDEAVLDAAEDAEEWAETSVYEGVAALPFDPVRRVATAVLRRPGRLGVHTMVTKGAVETVLERCALDEGERERLLALAGRKAESGLRLLAVARADRPVRHGAYTPADERGLTFVGLVALRDVPTPSAADALGVLARRGVAVKVLTGDHPGTAARVCGDLGLRTDGAGAYGDVVTAELVDTLSDAELARVADRATVFARCTPEHKARIVSALRAAGHTTGFLGDGVNDLPALHAADVGICPRNAVDVAREAADVVLAEKDLTAIDRAVLAGRHSSANIATYLRITLSSNLGNVIAMLTAGLMLPFLPMLPAQVLVQNLCFDAAQLAFAFDRPGASALRRPTVLRSRDFLRFITRFGLLNAAADLATFGVLALALHNAAGTDGEAAFHAGWFTENLLTQALVMVLLRTGRSAAERRAGGPLRAAAAGLAVVGVLLPLTPLGPFLGMTALPPLYYLLIGSVLGLYAVGLTAARRRYERRRPADAGQEPDVREAVGAER, from the coding sequence GTGAGCTCGGTGCCTGAGGGCAGCGCAGCCGCGGGACCCGGCCGGACCGCCCCCGGCACACCGGCCTCCGTGACACCGTTCCCGGCCGTCGAGGCGTCCGGGTCGGGGCCCCTGCCGACGAGCGTCGGAACCGAGCCCCGTACCGTCGACTCGCCTTCCGACGCCGGACCGGACTCCCCGCGGGTGAAGACCTCCCTCCAGATACTGCGCTCGCTGGACAGCGGACCGCGCGGTCTGGTGGAGGCGCGGGCCGAGGAGCGGCTCGCGCGGTTCGGCGAGAACGTGCTGCCCGCCTGGCGGCCGGTTCCCTGGCCCCGGCGCTTCGTCGGCAGCCTCCGGGACCCCTTCACCTCCGTACTGCTCTGTCTGGGACTGGTCTCCGCCGTCGTCTCCGCCTGGGGAACGGCCTGCGTGATCCTGGCCCTGGTCGCCGTCAGCTGTCTGCTGCGCTCCACCGAGGAACACCGCGCGGACCGTTCGACCGCCGCGCTCAGGGAGCTGGTGGCGACCACGGCGACAGTGGTGCGCCGGTCCTCGGCGGACGCGGCACCCCTGGAACGGGAAGTTCCGGTGGCCGACCTCGTGCCGGGCGATGTGATCCGGCTGGGACCGGGCGACCTCGTACCGGCCGATGTGCAGGTACTGCGGGCCGGCGGGCTCACGGTGCACCAGTCGGCCCTGACCGGCGAGTCGGCGCCGGTGGCGAAGCATCCCCTCGACGCGCCGGACCCCGCGCTCGCCGGAGCCGGGCCCTTCGCGCAGCCGCAGCTCTGCTTCCAGGGCAGCAGTGTGACGTCCGGCAGCGGCACGGCGGTGATCGTGGCCACCGGAGGGGCGACCCGGTTCGCCGCCGCGCACGACGGCCGGGCCCGGCACCGGGGTACGAGCGCGTTCGACCGGTCGGTACAGGGCATCTCCTGGACGCTGATCCGGTTCATGCTGCTGACCCCGCCACTGGTGCTGATGGCCAACGCGGCGCTACGGGGCCGGGGCCTGGAGACGCTGCCCTTCGCCGTCGCCGTGGCGGTGGGACTCACACCCGAGATGCTTCCCGTCATCGTCACGACGGCGCTCGCACGGGGTGCGGCCCGGCTGGCGCGGACCAGCGGGGTCATCGTCAAACGGCTGCCCGCCCTGCACGACCTGGGCGCCGTCGATGTGCTGTGCCTGGACAAGACGGGCACGCTGACCGAGGACCGGCCCGTCGTCGAGACGGCGGTCGACGGTTCGGACCGGCCCGATCCCGACGTACTGCGGTGGGCGGCGCTCAGCGCGCTGTGGACCCTCCAGCTGGCGGAGTTGCCCGCACCGGACGCCCTCGACGAAGCGGTGCTGGACGCCGCGGAGGACGCCGAGGAGTGGGCGGAAACCTCCGTGTACGAGGGGGTGGCCGCGCTGCCCTTCGATCCGGTGCGGCGGGTCGCGACCGCGGTGCTCCGCCGCCCCGGCCGGCTCGGCGTCCACACGATGGTGACCAAGGGGGCCGTGGAGACGGTGCTCGAACGGTGCGCGCTGGACGAGGGCGAGCGGGAGCGGCTGCTCGCCCTGGCCGGCCGGAAGGCGGAGTCGGGGCTGCGCCTGCTGGCCGTGGCCCGCGCCGACCGGCCCGTAAGGCATGGGGCGTACACCCCGGCGGACGAGCGCGGTCTGACCTTCGTGGGCCTGGTCGCGCTGCGGGACGTCCCCACGCCGAGCGCCGCCGACGCCCTCGGCGTACTGGCCCGGCGGGGAGTGGCCGTCAAGGTGCTGACCGGCGACCACCCGGGCACGGCGGCCCGGGTCTGCGGGGACCTGGGCCTGCGCACGGACGGGGCGGGCGCGTACGGCGATGTGGTGACGGCCGAGCTGGTGGACACGCTGTCGGATGCGGAGCTGGCGCGGGTCGCGGACCGGGCGACCGTGTTCGCGCGCTGCACCCCCGAGCACAAGGCCCGGATCGTCTCGGCGCTGCGGGCCGCCGGGCACACGACCGGGTTCCTCGGCGACGGCGTCAACGATCTGCCCGCCCTGCACGCGGCCGACGTCGGGATCTGCCCGCGCAACGCGGTCGATGTGGCGCGCGAGGCGGCCGATGTCGTGCTGGCGGAGAAGGACCTCACCGCGATCGACCGGGCGGTGCTGGCGGGGCGGCACAGCAGCGCGAACATCGCCACCTATCTGCGCATCACCCTCTCCTCCAACCTGGGCAACGTCATCGCCATGCTGACGGCCGGGCTGATGCTGCCCTTCCTCCCCATGCTCCCGGCGCAGGTGCTGGTGCAGAACCTCTGCTTCGACGCGGCCCAGCTCGCCTTCGCGTTCGACCGCCCGGGCGCGTCCGCCCTGCGCCGGCCCACGGTCCTGCGCTCACGCGACTTCCTGCGCTTCATCACCAGGTTCGGGCTGCTCAACGCGGCCGCCGACCTCGCCACCTTCGGCGTGCTCGCCCTCGCTCTGCACAACGCGGCCGGGACCGACGGCGAGGCGGCGTTCCACGCCGGGTGGTTCACCGAGAACCTGCTGACCCAGGCGCTCGTGATGGTCCTGCTGCGGACCGGTCGCAGCGCCGCCGAGCGCCGGGCCGGCGGGCCTCTGCGGGCAGCGGCCGCCGGGCTCGCCGTCGTCGGCGTCCTGCTCCCTCTGACCCCGCTGGGACCGTTCCTCGGGATGACCGCCCTGCCGCCTCTGTACTACCTGCTGATCGGCTCGGTGCTGGGCCTGTACGCGGTGGGGCTCACGGCGGCACGCAGGCGTTACGAGCGGCGCCGTCCGGCCGACGCCGGGCAGGAGCCGGATGTACGGGAGGCGGTCGGCGCGGAGCGCTGA
- a CDS encoding ATP/GTP-binding protein, with product MSFEHVGNAHSTRGLHGDDSAMALKILVAGGFGAGKTTLVGAVSDIRPLRTEEPLSEAGRGVDDTEGVARKTASTVAMDFGRITIHAGLSLYLFGTPGQDRFWFLWDELSEGALAAVVLADTRRLEDCFAAVDYFERRRIPFVVAVNRFPGARAYAVNDVAHALDLDRGTPVVLCDARDRDSGKDVLIRTVEYAGRVHTARLLDSVG from the coding sequence ATGTCCTTTGAGCACGTCGGAAACGCACACAGCACGCGCGGCCTCCATGGGGACGACTCCGCGATGGCCTTGAAGATCCTGGTGGCGGGCGGCTTCGGCGCCGGGAAGACGACCCTCGTCGGCGCGGTCAGCGACATCCGCCCGCTGCGGACCGAGGAACCGCTCAGCGAGGCCGGACGGGGAGTGGACGACACGGAAGGGGTGGCGCGGAAGACCGCCTCGACCGTAGCGATGGATTTCGGCCGTATTACCATCCACGCCGGTCTGTCCCTGTACCTGTTCGGCACACCGGGTCAGGACCGCTTCTGGTTCCTGTGGGACGAGCTCTCCGAAGGCGCCCTCGCAGCGGTCGTCCTCGCCGACACCCGGCGCCTGGAGGACTGCTTCGCGGCCGTCGACTACTTCGAGCGCCGGCGCATCCCCTTCGTCGTCGCCGTCAACCGCTTCCCCGGTGCGCGCGCCTACGCGGTGAACGATGTGGCGCACGCCCTTGACCTGGACCGGGGCACACCTGTCGTGCTGTGCGACGCGCGTGACCGGGACTCGGGGAAAGACGTCCTGATCCGTACGGTCGAGTACGCCGGGCGTGTGCACACCGCCCGGCTCCTCGACTCCGTCGGCTGA
- a CDS encoding roadblock/LC7 domain-containing protein translates to MALDRGLDWLLDDLTSRVQYIRHALVLSNDGLVTGASTGLAREDAEHLAAVSSGLHSLARGSGRHFRAGRARQTMVEFDEALLFVTAAGDGSCLCVLTAAEADVGQVAYEMTLLVNRVGEHLGVSVRQGGPEDEKPF, encoded by the coding sequence ATGGCGCTTGACCGGGGACTTGACTGGCTCCTTGACGATCTCACCAGCAGGGTGCAGTACATACGGCACGCCCTGGTGCTGTCGAACGACGGCCTGGTCACCGGGGCCAGCACCGGACTGGCCCGCGAGGACGCCGAACACCTGGCCGCGGTCTCGTCCGGCCTGCACAGCCTGGCGCGCGGTTCGGGGCGGCACTTCCGGGCGGGGCGGGCCCGCCAGACCATGGTCGAATTCGACGAGGCGCTGCTCTTCGTGACGGCCGCGGGCGACGGCAGCTGCCTCTGCGTGCTGACTGCGGCCGAAGCGGACGTGGGGCAGGTCGCCTACGAGATGACCCTGCTCGTCAACCGGGTCGGCGAACACCTCGGCGTATCCGTCCGCCAAGGCGGCCCGGAGGACGAAAAGCCCTTCTGA